CGGCCCCGGCGTCGCTCGGTCACGCCGTCGGTGTAGAAGACCAGGCAGTCGCCGGGATCGAGGGCGATGTCCAGGGTCGGCGAGGTGATCGTGTCGAGCAGGCCGAGCGCGGTGCCGCCGGTGCCGACGAACGCGGCCGGGCCACCGGACGCGCGCACCAGCACCGGCCGGTCGTGGCCGGCCAGGTGCAGCCCCACGTCGAGTTGCCCGTTCTCACCCTGCCCGACCGCCGCCAGCGCCAACGTGCAGTACCGTCCGGCACCCCGCTCGACGAGCGTCTCGTTGAGCCGGGACAGCACCTCGGGCAGCGGCTTGCCGTCCCCGGCCAGCACCCGGATCACGTCCCGGACCAGCCCGGTGACCGCAGCGGCCTGCACCCCCTTGCCGGAGACGTCGCCGATCACCACCAGCCAACGGCCGTCCGGCATCGGCACCACGTCGTAGAAGTCGCCGCCGACCTCGGCGTCGTCGCCGGTCGGCACGTACTCGGCGGCGAAGCCGATGCCCTCCACCACCGGAAGCACCGGTGGCAGCAGCGACTGCTGCAACGTCTGTGCCACCCGCCGACGCTCGGCGTGGATGCGGGCGTTCTCGATCGCCAGGGCGGCACGCCGGGCCACGTCCTCCAGCACCGCGATCTCGTCGGGATCGTGCCGGTGCCGCTGATGCCGGCCGACGGCCAGTGTGCCGAGGCGCTGACCTCGGGCGATCAGCGGCACGGCGAAGCCCTCCATCGGCGCGCCCAACGGCGTCTGGGTGCCGTTGCGACTCGCCTCGCGCAGCCGGGCCTGGACCGAGTCCGGTCCCGCCTCGCGCAGCGTCGCGTGCAGATGCGGCAGCATCGACTCGTCGGCGTGACTGGCCGCGGCCAGCTTGAGTCGACCCCACTCGTCGGTGGTGTGCACGGCACACCACTGACCGAGCCGGGGCACCACGAGCTGCGGGACGAGCGCCATCGTCAGCTCCACGTCCAGGGACTGGGCGAGCAGCTCGCTGGCCTCGGCGAGGAAGGTCAACCAGGCCTGTCGCCGGACGTCGGCGCGGCGCAGCCGGTCGTTCTCCAGGTGCAGCGACAGCCGCTCGGCGGTCAGCAGGGCCAACGGCCGGGCGTACGCGGTGGGGGCGGCGTCGAGTTCCAGCTCACCGGCGTACGGGCGGTGCACCGCCAGCGGCACCCGGAGCAGGTCGTTGCCGGGGCGGGGCTGTCGGCCGTACCGGGCGAGGACCTGTGGGCCGTGCCCGTCGCCCCGGTCCAGGCGCACCACCCCGCCGGCCGCGCCGACCATCTCCGCCACCCGGGTGAGCAGGCTGGTGGCGAAGTCCGGCAGCGGATCGTCCGCGTACGGGTCGGGGGTGGGCTGCATCAGGGCGCTCATCGCCCCGGCGCTCGGCACCGAGGAGTGGCCGCCGTCCGAACGGCCGATCGGCGGGGCGAAGTCGTCCGGGCGTCCGGGCTGCGGCCCGTCGCGCTCCAACCGGAACCACACGCCCTTGCCGCTGGGCAGGTAGGTGGTGCCCCAACGGCTCGCGAAGTGGTCGACCAGCAGCAGGCCGCGCCCGCGCTCGGCGACCTCGGTGATGTCGGTCTCCACGTTCCGCACGCCGACGGTCAGCTCGTCGACCGGCCCGGAGGCGAAGTCCGACACGGTCACGGTCAGCCCGGTCGAGTCGGCGCTGACCTCGATGTCGAGTTCGGTGCGGGCGTGCTCGACCGCGTTGGTGGAGAGCTCCGTGGTGAGCAGGAGCGCCTCGTTGAGAAGTTCGTCCAGGTTCGCCTCGGCAAGTACGGACCGGACGACGGCTCGCGCGGCGGCCGGCGTACGCCGATCGGCGGGCAGCCGGACCCGCCGGACGTGCTCCTCCGGGCCCCCGTCCGTCGTTGGCCCCACCGCCGCTGACACTCTCGTATCCTGCCCCGGCACCCGGCCCGTGCCAAGCCGATCACGGGTCGGGTCCGGAATACGGACGGCGGTGCGCCGTGGCGGTTTCGAGGTCACGGGGACAATGATGGGGTGGCCGGCGCGAGCCGGTGTACCCCGATGCGAGTGCGAGGAATGATGACCACGGCGAAACAGTCGGCGATCGCGGACACCTCCGCCGCCGACCACGAGGCGGTCCTCACCGAGCTGGCCGAGGCGCTGCGGCGGGTCCGCGGAGGCGATCTGAAGGTCAGGCTGCCCCGGCGTTCGGGCGCGGCCGGTGAGGTGGCCGACGCCTTCAACGACGTGGTGTCGCTCCAGGAGCGGCAGCATCTGGACCTGCGCCGGATCAGCCGCGTCGTGGGTCGCGACGGTCGGCTGACCGAACGCCTGGACGAGGAGGGGCTGGACGGCTCCTGGGCGGAGGGGCAGCGCGCGGTCAACTCGTTGATCGACGACCTGGGTCGGCCCACCACCGAGATCGCCCGGGTCATCGTGGCCGTCGCCGACGGCGACCTCTCCCAGCACATGGCGCTGGAGATCGACGGTCGCCCGCTGCGCGGCGAGTACCTGCGCATCGGCCGCACGGTCAACACCATGGTCGACCAGCTCTCGTCCTTCTCCAACGAGGTGACCCGGGTGGCCCGGGAGGTGGGCACCGAGGGCAAGCTCGGCGGTCAGGCCGACGTCCGCGGGGTGGCCGGCACCTGGAAGGACCTCACCGACTCGGTGAACACCATGGCCTCGAACCTGACCGGCCAGGTGCGGTCGATCTCCCAGGTCGCGACGGCGGTGGCGAAGGGCGACCTGTCGCAGAAGATCACGGTCAGCGCGCGCGGCGAGGTGGCGGCGCTGGCCGACACCATGAACTCTCTGACCGACACGCTGCGTCTCTTCGCCGAGCAGGTGACCCGGGTGGCCCGCGAGGTGGGCACCGAGGGCAAACTCGGCGGTCAGGCGGAGGTGCCCGGGGTGGCCGGCACCTGGAAGGACCTGACCGACAGCGTCAACTCGATGGCGTCGAACCTGACCGCCCAGGTCCGCAACATCGCCCAGGTCTCCACGGCGGTGGCCCGGGGTGACCTGTCGCAGAAGATCACGGTGGCCGCCCAGGGCGAGATCCTGGAACTCAAGGACACCGTGAACACGATGGTGGACCAGTTGTCGTCGTTCGCCGACGAGGTGACCCGGGTGGCCCGCGAGGTGGGCACCGAGGGCAAGCTCGGCGGTCAGGCCCAGGTGCGCGGTGTCTCCGGCACCTGGCGGGACCTGACCGAGAACGTCAACCAGCTCGCCGGCAACCTGACCAGCCAGGTGCGGAACATCTCCCAGGTGTCCACGGCGGTGGCCCGGGGTGACCTGTCGCAGAAGATCACGGTGGATGCCCGGGGCGAGATCCTGGAGTTGAAGTCGACGGTCAACAC
Above is a window of Verrucosispora sp. NA02020 DNA encoding:
- a CDS encoding SpoIIE family protein phosphatase produces the protein MSAAVGPTTDGGPEEHVRRVRLPADRRTPAAARAVVRSVLAEANLDELLNEALLLTTELSTNAVEHARTELDIEVSADSTGLTVTVSDFASGPVDELTVGVRNVETDITEVAERGRGLLLVDHFASRWGTTYLPSGKGVWFRLERDGPQPGRPDDFAPPIGRSDGGHSSVPSAGAMSALMQPTPDPYADDPLPDFATSLLTRVAEMVGAAGGVVRLDRGDGHGPQVLARYGRQPRPGNDLLRVPLAVHRPYAGELELDAAPTAYARPLALLTAERLSLHLENDRLRRADVRRQAWLTFLAEASELLAQSLDVELTMALVPQLVVPRLGQWCAVHTTDEWGRLKLAAASHADESMLPHLHATLREAGPDSVQARLREASRNGTQTPLGAPMEGFAVPLIARGQRLGTLAVGRHQRHRHDPDEIAVLEDVARRAALAIENARIHAERRRVAQTLQQSLLPPVLPVVEGIGFAAEYVPTGDDAEVGGDFYDVVPMPDGRWLVVIGDVSGKGVQAAAVTGLVRDVIRVLAGDGKPLPEVLSRLNETLVERGAGRYCTLALAAVGQGENGQLDVGLHLAGHDRPVLVRASGGPAAFVGTGGTALGLLDTITSPTLDIALDPGDCLVFYTDGVTERRRGRELFGTGRLRDAAGPLAGYSADVVAARLRATAINFSVEAPRDDIAILVLRNDAV